Proteins from a single region of Psilocybe cubensis strain MGC-MH-2018 chromosome 3, whole genome shotgun sequence:
- a CDS encoding Endo-1,4-beta-xylanase F3 produces the protein MSKLLAFVTIAVIAQQVTAVAVWGQCDSGSVCTYSNPYYSQCLPGSATTPPTSTPATTSSPATSTTPSGGGSSGSGLNGKFVSHGKVFWGSCADSNTLNIAANAAILKSDFGAVTPWDATESQQGQFNFGGSDALVNWAVSNGKMIRGHNFIWHEQLPSWVTSINNKATLTSVMQKHISTLGGRYAGKIYVGRLQVRTSLFHVSSSSDNDASEILNEDGSLRSSVWSNVFGESFVQLAFQYARTADPKAKLYINDYNLDSNNAKTQGMVALVKRVNANGNFIDGIGTQMHLSAGGAGGAQAALTALASTGLDVAITELDIANASSNDYTTVVKACLNTPKCVTITSWGVSDTNSWRASTNPLLFDGNYKPKAAYNAIISLL, from the exons ATGTCTAAACTACTCGCTTTTGTTACTATTGCAGTTATTGCGCAACAAGTTACAGCTGTTGCTGTTTGGGGTCAAT GTGATTCCGGAAGCGTTTGTACCTACTCCAATCCATACTATTCTCA ATGCTTGCCCGGAAGTGCCACAACTCCTCCGACATCAACTCCCGCCACTACAAGCTCCCCAGCAACAAGCACAACTCCTTCGGGTGGAGGAAGCTCTGGAAGTGGGCTTAACGGAAAGTTTGTCAGCCACGGCAAAGTCTTCTGG GGCTCGTGTGCCGATTCTAACACATTAAACATCGCTG CTAACGCTGCAATTCTTAAATCCGACTTCGGTGCTGTTACACCT TGGGATGCCACCGAAA GCCAACAGGGACAGTTTAACTTTGGTGGTTCTGACGCGCTCGTCAACTGGGCCGTCTCCAACGGAAAGATGATTCGTGGTCACAATTTCA TCTGGCACGAACAACTTCCTTCCTGGGTCACATCGATCAACAACAAGGCTACCTTG ACTTCCGTCATGCAAAAGCACATTTCCACCCTCGGTGGTCGCTATGCCGGAAAGATTTACG TGGGACGTCTGCAAGTGCGTACCAGTCTATTTCATGTATCATCCAGCTCTGACAATGATGCCAGTGAAATTCTCAACGAGGACGGTTCTCTGCGCTCCAGCGTCTGGTCCAACGTTTTCGGCGAATCCTTTGTCCAATTGGCCTTCCAATACGCTCGCACTGCGGACCCTAAAGCCAA GTTGTACATCAACGACTACAACCTGGACTCCAACAATGCAAAGACTCAAGGTATGGTCGCCCTTGTGAAACGCGTCAACGCCAACGGAAACTTCATCGACGGTATTGGCACCCAAATGCATCTAAGC gctggaggtgctggagGTGCCCAGGCTGCCCTTACTGCTCTTGCTAGCACTGGTCTTGACGTTGCAATCACCGAGCTCGATATTGCCAATGCTTCTTCCAACGACTACACCACTGTCGTCAAGGCTTGCCTCAACACGCCAAAGTGTGTGACCATCACCTCCTGGGGTGTCAGCGACACC AACTCATGGCGTGCAAGCACCAACCCTCTCCTCTTCGACGGAAACTACAAGCCAAAGGCTGCTTACAACGCTATTATTTCTCTCCTGTAG
- a CDS encoding putative beta-glucosidase L, whose amino-acid sequence MIVWNADKFLVSGTWDESYALANAAAAQMTLDEKMGIVAGTGQLNPARRCVGDTIAVPRLGIPSICFQDGPAGIRLSKNVTGFPTGINVASTFSRRLMRARGVAIGEEFRGKGVHVFLGPGLDIMRNPKAGRAWESFGPDPYLNGEGGYETVVGVQSVGVQTCSKHLLANNQEHWRYGLTANLDDRTMHEIYFYPFLRTIEADVTSVMCGYNRFNGTSSCHNAGLIGPDGILQKAGFKGFVVSDWGATHDSAADNANAGLDMEQPGDYILVGGGIYKGGLKNAVNKGAVSTDRLNQMVARILAPWYHLGQDSGYPPTNFDAQKPDGSGDRNLRVNVRSAAHTALVREIVSASAVLLKNNKTTNAQGTVIRGLPAVKGVAKTVAIVGQDAKLPNLNCGDLNECNDGTMSVGWGSGSNSLEFIVPPVDALTSFIGDSATISTSLSNDINSAVNAARGKDVAYVFVNAMSGELGFYTFVVGNQGDRNDLNLWWKGGSLVESVAAVCNNTIVVVHSVGPVYFSWSNHPNITAIIYAGAPGEQTGPGLVDVLYGAYNPSGRLPFSIADTESAYGTTIVYNSLGFPEIDYTEKLLLDYRYMEANNITPRYEFGFGLSYTTFGYSSLSISSTSSGYTVSFSVTNTGSVAGTEKPQLYLGYPPSAGEPPKVLRGFEEVDLATGQTKTVTISLTTRDLSVWDTPSQSYVRPSGTFTVFVGASILDIRLTGTI is encoded by the exons ATGATTGTTTGGAATGCTGACAAATTTCTTGTCTCAGGGACATGGGATGAATCCTACGCTCTTGCCAATGCGGCGGCCGCGCAGATGACGCTCGACGAGAAGATGGGTATTGTTGCTGGCACAGGGCAACTAAATCCCGCGC GACGCTGCGTCGGTGACACTATTGCAGTTCCACGTCTCGGAATACCTTCAATTTGCTTCCAGGATGGCCCAGCAGGCATTCGTCTGTCCAAGAATGTTACGGGGTTCCCCACCGGAATCAATGTTGCATCGACGTTCAGTCGAAGGTTGATGCGTGCCCGAGGCGTAGCTATTGGAGAAGAATTCCGAGGAAAAGGTGTACA CGTGTTCCTGGGTCCTGGATTGGATATC ATGCGCAATCCCAAAGCAGGTCGAGCATGGGAGAG CTTTGGCCCCGATCCATATCTTAACGGCGAAGGGGGATACGAGACTGTTGTCGGTGTACAAAGTGTTGGTGTTCAGACCTGTTCCAAGCACCTCCTTGCCAACAACCAGGAGCACTGGCGCTATGGGCTTACAGCCAACCTGGACGACCGCACGATGCATGAAATCTACTTCTATCCGTTCTTGCGCACAATTGAG GCCGACGTTACATCCGTCATGTGTGGATATAATAGGTTCAACGGAACTTCTTCGTGCCACAATGCTGGTCTCATTGGACCTGATGGTATATTACAGAAGGCTGGCTTCAAAG GCTTTGTTGTGAGCGATTGGGGTGCAACGCATGATTCTGCAGCAGACAATGCCAATGCTGgacttgacatggaacaACCCGGAGACTACATTCTCGTTG GTGGAGGTATCTATAAAGGAGGGCTGAAGAATGCCGTCAACAAGGGTGCCGTTTCCACAGACCGATTGAACCAGATGGTTGCGCGTATCTTGGCTCCATGGTATCACCTTGGACAGGATTCg GGATATCCTCCAACTAATTTTGATGCCCAGAAACCCGATGGCTCCGGCGACCGCAACCTTCGAGTAAATGTACGATCCGCTGCACACACCGCCCTCGTCAGGGAGATCGTCTCCGCCTCGGCCGTCCTTTTGAAAAACAACAAGACAACAAACGCACAAGGAACCGTCATCAGAGGACTTCCTGCTGTGAAGGGCGTTGCGAAGACCGTGGCCATCGTTGGACAGGATGCTAAGCTGCCCAACTTGAACTGCGGTGATTTGAATGAATGTAATGACGGGACCATGTCTGTTGG ATGGGGATCTGGGTCGAACTCTCTAGAATTCATTGTGCCTCCTGTAGACGCCTTGACATCTTTCATCGGTGACTCGGCGACCATCTCCACTTCCTTGTCCAATGACATCAATTCGGCAGTCAACGCTGCAAGAGGCAAAGATGTAGCTTACGTTTTTGTTAATGC CATGAGCGGTGAATTAGGCTTCTACACATTTGTCGTCGGTAATCAAGGCGATAGAAATGACCTGAACCTCTGGTGGAAGGGTGGAAGCCTCGTCGAGAGCGTCGCAGCCGTGTGTAACAATACTATTGTCGTTGTGCACTCGGTCGGGCCCGTGTACTTCTCGTGGAGCAACCACCCTAATATCACTGCTATTATCTATGCTGGCGCACCGGGCGAGCAGACTGGACCCGGACTTGTCGACGTCCTTTATGGCGCGTATAATCCAAGCGGAAGGCTTCCTTTCTCTATTGCTGAT ACTGAAAGTGCATATGGCACCACAATCGTGTATAACAGCCTTGGTTTCCCAGAG ATCGACTACACAGAAAAGCTTCTCCTGGATTATCGCTACATGGAGGCCAACAACATCACCCCGCGCTACGAATTTGGATTCGGGCTCTCGTACACTACATTCGGCTACTCTAGCCTCTCCATCAGCTCGACCTCCTCTGGCTACACCGTGTCCTTTTCCGTGACCAACACAGGCTCAGTTGCAGGCACCGAAAAACCTCAGCTGTACCTTGGATATCCTCCTTCTGCGGGCGAGCCTCCCAAGGTTTTGAGAGgatttgaagaagttgattTAGCAACTGGGCAAACCAAGACTGTGACTATCTCTTTGACTACCAGAGATCTAAG TGTTTGGGATACTCCAAGCCAAAGTTATGTTCGTCCATCTGGAACCTTCACAGTCTTCGTTGGGGCATCTATTTTGGACATACGGTTGACTGGCACAATCTAG